The following are from one region of the Achromobacter xylosoxidans genome:
- the gmk gene encoding guanylate kinase: MSANPGNVFMVVAPSGAGKSSLVKALLQQDPSILLSISCTTRAPRPGEEDGREYRFVSTDEFKLLREGNNLLEWAEVHGNFYGTPRDRIDEATRAGRDVLLEIDWQGARQVKQRFPGAIGVFVLPPSIDELESRLKARGQDAPQVIARRLMAAGGEIAHAPECEYVIINQEFSVALSELTQIVSAARLRFSSQAARHSQLFSQLGIPAEH, from the coding sequence ATGTCCGCCAATCCCGGAAACGTCTTCATGGTCGTCGCGCCCAGCGGCGCCGGCAAGTCCAGCCTGGTCAAGGCCTTGCTTCAGCAAGACCCCTCCATCCTGCTCTCCATCTCCTGCACCACCCGCGCGCCCCGCCCCGGCGAGGAAGACGGCCGCGAGTACCGCTTCGTGTCCACGGACGAGTTCAAGCTCCTGCGCGAAGGCAACAACCTGCTGGAATGGGCGGAAGTGCACGGCAATTTCTACGGCACGCCGCGAGACCGCATCGACGAAGCCACCCGCGCCGGCCGCGACGTGCTGCTGGAGATCGACTGGCAAGGCGCGCGCCAGGTGAAGCAGCGCTTCCCCGGCGCGATCGGCGTGTTCGTGCTGCCGCCGTCCATTGACGAACTCGAAAGCCGGCTCAAGGCGCGCGGCCAGGACGCGCCCCAGGTGATCGCGCGTCGCCTGATGGCCGCGGGCGGCGAAATCGCCCACGCGCCTGAATGCGAATATGTTATTATTAATCAAGAATTTAGCGTGGCCTTGTCGGAATTGACTCAAATAGTCAGCGCCGCACGGCTGCGCTTTTCGTCTCAGGCCGCCCGCCACAGCCAGTTGTTCTCGCAACTGGGCATCCCGGCCGAGCACTGA
- the glnQ gene encoding glutamine ABC transporter ATP-binding protein GlnQ, with amino-acid sequence MSMVEFHNVTKNFGESMVLNGISLNIDAGEVVVVVGPSGSGKSTFLRCINVLETINGGDLLVDGLSVNGGAAQVREIRREAGMVFQQFNLFPQMTALENVMFGPIHTRGQSRAEARELAESLLAKVGLAERMNHYPSELSGGQQQRVAIARALAIKPKLMLFDEPTSALDPELRHEVLKVMRDLAEEGMTMVVVTHEMEFARKVGSRLIFIDAGKIAHDGPPGELLSNPPSQRLKDFLQHVT; translated from the coding sequence ATGAGCATGGTTGAATTCCACAACGTCACCAAGAACTTCGGCGAGTCCATGGTGCTCAACGGCATTTCGTTGAACATCGACGCGGGTGAGGTCGTGGTGGTGGTCGGCCCGTCGGGCTCCGGCAAATCCACCTTCCTGCGCTGCATCAACGTGCTGGAAACCATCAATGGCGGCGACTTGCTGGTGGACGGACTGAGCGTGAACGGCGGTGCCGCGCAAGTGCGCGAGATCCGGCGCGAGGCGGGCATGGTGTTCCAGCAGTTCAATCTGTTCCCGCAGATGACCGCGCTGGAAAACGTCATGTTCGGCCCGATCCACACGCGCGGCCAGAGCCGCGCCGAGGCGCGCGAACTGGCCGAAAGCCTGCTGGCCAAGGTCGGCTTGGCCGAGCGCATGAACCACTATCCGTCCGAGCTTTCAGGCGGCCAGCAGCAGCGTGTGGCGATCGCGCGGGCGCTGGCCATCAAACCCAAGCTGATGCTGTTCGACGAGCCGACCTCGGCGCTGGATCCGGAGCTGCGTCACGAAGTGCTCAAGGTCATGCGCGACCTGGCCGAAGAGGGCATGACCATGGTGGTGGTCACGCATGAAATGGAGTTTGCGCGCAAGGTGGGCAGCCGCCTGATCTTCATCGACGCCGGCAAGATCGCCCATGACGGGCCGCCAGGCGAATTGCTCAGCAATCCGCCCAGCCAGCGGCTCAAGGATTTTCTGCAGCACGTGACCTGA
- the glnH gene encoding glutamine ABC transporter substrate-binding protein GlnH has protein sequence MIKRKVAAALVGLSVAMFGAVSGAHAQGKELVVATDTAFVPFEFKQGNTYVGFDVDLWAAIAKELNLKYKLQPMDFAGIIPGLQTKNIDAALAGITIRDDRKKVIDFSDPYYESGLAILVGEKNTDIKDAKSLAGKTVAVKTGTATVDFLKAQVPDAKLKLFPNIDNAYLELATGRVDAAVHDTPNVQYYANTAGKGRVKVVGSVKSGDFYGIAFPKGSDLVPQVNKALATLKANGQYDAIYTKWFGKKP, from the coding sequence ATGATCAAACGCAAAGTCGCCGCCGCACTGGTCGGCCTGTCCGTGGCCATGTTCGGCGCTGTCTCAGGCGCGCATGCCCAAGGCAAGGAATTGGTGGTGGCCACCGATACCGCTTTCGTGCCGTTCGAGTTCAAGCAGGGTAATACCTATGTGGGCTTCGACGTGGATCTGTGGGCGGCCATCGCCAAGGAACTCAACCTCAAGTACAAGCTGCAGCCGATGGACTTCGCGGGCATCATCCCGGGCCTGCAGACCAAGAACATCGATGCGGCGTTGGCCGGCATCACGATCCGCGATGACCGCAAGAAGGTCATCGACTTCTCCGATCCCTATTACGAAAGCGGCCTGGCCATCCTGGTCGGCGAAAAGAATACGGACATCAAGGACGCCAAGTCCCTGGCCGGCAAGACCGTCGCGGTCAAGACCGGCACCGCCACCGTGGACTTCCTGAAGGCGCAGGTGCCGGACGCGAAGCTCAAGCTGTTCCCCAACATCGACAACGCCTATCTGGAACTGGCCACCGGCCGCGTGGACGCCGCGGTGCACGATACGCCCAATGTCCAGTACTACGCCAATACCGCAGGCAAGGGACGCGTGAAGGTGGTCGGCTCGGTCAAGAGCGGCGACTTCTACGGCATCGCCTTCCCCAAGGGCAGCGATCTGGTGCCGCAGGTTAACAAGGCGCTGGCCACGCTGAAGGCCAACGGCCAGTACGACGCCATCTATACCAAGTGGTTCGGCAAGAAGCCCTGA
- a CDS encoding C45 family autoproteolytic acyltransferase/hydolase, which yields MAYKHVRIAGNRRQTGLALGKLARPLMATYLDQSRTWDALRPWRGHAFLDELAQQAQTTLPAIWEELEGMAEGLHMPIEDVLLWNCRGDLLHSTTDGCTSVALKAADGTRWIAHNEDGDPYLRGRCHLVDVALDDAPGYLSFYYPGSLPGHTFGANRAGLVQTINNLRIRQRHPGVPRMLMARAVLDCTTLDQALALMRDLPHSGGFHHTLGAAGDARLLSAEVVPGEVSILEIGTRYGHANHMVHADMGGIAQIVTDSSRARQNRIEGIVDGWSSATASADLLAALHNTEGELPILRTSPDDPDDENTLATAVFEIGESEVTLRVYDRKAKAEIALDVMSDAE from the coding sequence ATGGCCTACAAACATGTACGCATTGCCGGAAACCGGCGTCAGACCGGCCTCGCGCTGGGCAAGCTGGCGCGGCCCCTGATGGCGACCTACCTGGACCAAAGCCGCACCTGGGACGCGCTGCGGCCATGGCGCGGCCACGCCTTCCTGGACGAGTTGGCGCAGCAGGCGCAAACCACACTGCCGGCGATCTGGGAAGAATTGGAAGGCATGGCCGAGGGCTTGCACATGCCGATCGAGGACGTGCTGCTGTGGAACTGCCGCGGCGACCTGCTGCACAGCACCACCGACGGCTGCACCTCCGTCGCGCTGAAAGCGGCCGACGGCACACGCTGGATCGCGCACAACGAGGACGGCGATCCCTACCTGCGCGGGCGCTGCCATCTGGTCGACGTGGCGCTGGACGACGCGCCCGGCTACCTCAGCTTCTACTATCCCGGCTCCCTGCCCGGCCATACCTTCGGCGCCAATCGCGCCGGACTGGTGCAGACCATCAACAACCTGCGCATCCGGCAGCGCCATCCGGGCGTGCCGCGCATGCTGATGGCGCGCGCCGTGCTCGACTGCACGACGCTGGACCAGGCGCTCGCCCTGATGCGCGACCTGCCGCATTCCGGGGGCTTTCACCACACGCTGGGCGCGGCCGGCGACGCCCGCCTGCTTAGCGCGGAAGTGGTGCCAGGCGAGGTTTCCATCCTGGAAATCGGCACGCGCTACGGCCATGCCAATCACATGGTGCATGCCGACATGGGGGGCATCGCGCAGATCGTCACCGACTCGTCGCGGGCACGGCAAAACCGCATCGAAGGCATCGTGGACGGCTGGTCCAGCGCCACCGCCAGCGCGGATCTGCTCGCCGCCTTGCATAACACCGAAGGCGAACTGCCGATACTGCGAACCTCGCCGGACGATCCGGACGACGAAAACACGCTGGCGACGGCCGTCTTTGAAATTGGGGAAAGCGAAGTGACCTTGCGGGTATACGACCGGAAGGCCAAGGCGGAGATCGCGCTGGACGTCATGTCGGATGCGGAGTGA
- the rpoZ gene encoding DNA-directed RNA polymerase subunit omega, which translates to MARITVEDCLNQIPNRFKLTLAATYRARELAQGHAPRLDSKDKPTVTALREIAGGLTGVEMLRKVPT; encoded by the coding sequence ATGGCTCGCATTACCGTCGAAGACTGTCTGAATCAAATCCCCAATCGTTTCAAGCTCACGCTGGCCGCAACGTACCGCGCCCGCGAGTTGGCGCAAGGCCATGCCCCGCGCCTGGACAGCAAAGACAAGCCCACGGTCACTGCCCTGCGCGAAATCGCGGGCGGCCTCACCGGCGTGGAAATGCTGCGTAAAGTACCCACCTGA
- the glnP gene encoding glutamine ABC transporter permease GlnP: protein MEFDWTVIRDALPNLLEGTLMTIKITFWGLFGGFLLGALSGVTRAYGHPILSAIAQVYVAVIRGTPIVVQVMFIYFALPLLANIRVDAEWAAIVTLIINSGAYISEIVRGALLSVHKGLKEAGQAMGLPFHKILFHIIGPVAFRRMIPPLGNQCIISLKDSSLFIVIGVAELTRQGQEIMASNFRAVEIWSAVAIVYLILTGLMALGLHLIERRMRIL, encoded by the coding sequence GTGGAGTTTGACTGGACTGTAATCAGGGACGCGCTACCCAATCTGCTCGAGGGTACGCTGATGACCATCAAGATCACGTTCTGGGGCTTGTTCGGCGGCTTTCTGCTGGGCGCGCTGTCCGGCGTGACACGGGCTTACGGGCATCCCATCCTGTCGGCCATCGCACAGGTCTACGTCGCGGTCATCCGCGGCACGCCCATCGTTGTGCAGGTGATGTTCATCTATTTCGCCTTGCCGCTGCTGGCGAACATCCGGGTGGACGCGGAGTGGGCGGCGATCGTCACGCTCATCATCAATTCCGGCGCCTACATTTCCGAGATCGTGCGCGGCGCGCTGTTGTCCGTGCACAAGGGCCTGAAGGAAGCCGGACAGGCCATGGGGCTGCCGTTCCACAAGATCCTCTTCCACATCATCGGGCCGGTGGCGTTCCGCCGCATGATTCCGCCGCTGGGCAACCAGTGCATCATCAGCCTCAAGGATTCCTCGCTCTTCATCGTGATCGGCGTGGCCGAGCTGACGCGGCAGGGCCAGGAAATCATGGCCAGCAACTTCCGCGCCGTCGAGATCTGGTCGGCGGTGGCGATCGTCTACCTGATCCTGACCGGCCTGATGGCGCTGGGCCTGCATCTGATTGAAAGAAGGATGCGCATACTATGA
- a CDS encoding hydantoinase B/oxoprolinase family protein — MKWQFWIDRGGTFTDIVARRPDGTTTTAKMLSENPEQYRDAAVAGIRKLLGIAPGQPVPADQVECVKMGTTVATNALLERKGERTLLVTTRGFRDGLRIAYQNRPRLFDRNVVLPEMLYESVVEADERVAADGEVIRELDQDALRAAMQAAYDSGIRAVAIVFMHAWHAPEHERIAARIAREVGFPQVSASHEVSPLIKFVSRGDTTVVDAYLSPILKRYVDQVAGELPGIRLMFMQSSGGLTDAHRFRGKDAILSGPAGGIVGMVRTSEIAGFPKVIGFDMGGTSTDVSHYAGEFEREFETQVAGVRMRAPMMSIHTVAAGGGSILHFDGARLRVGPDSAGANPGPACYRRGGPLAVTDCNVLLGKIQPDFFPKVFGPEANEPLDREAVVARFTAMSDEVRAATGREMSPEQLAEGFLEIAVGNMAEAIKRISVQRGHDVTEYALTVFGGAGGQHACLVADALGMTTVFAHPLGGVLSAYGMGLADQTDMRQKTVEKVLDAELMQALKGELDELAGQAVGELRRQHVAESDISVQRRLHLKYRGTDTSLEVAYTDLEQARKEFEAAYRLRYSFLMPNRELVVETISVEATGGGERVGEAASARVRDGALAPSRVVSMYSGGAWRDTPLYVREDMAGGDVVAGPAIISEPNQTTVVEAGWQAELTAQDHFVIRRVEARPERRAIGTQADPVMLEVFNNLFMSIAEQMGYRLQNTAYSVNIKERLDFSCAIFDAQARLIANAPHMPVHLGSMGESVRTVMRANAGSMQPGDAYVVNDPYHGGTHLPDVTVITPVFDREGREILFYVGSRGHHADIGGTTPGSMPPDSKTVEDEGVLFTNFQLVKNGEFREAAARGILGSGRWPARNPDQNIADMHAQIAANEKGVQELLRMCDHFGLDVVRAYMGHVQDNAEEAVRRVISVLKDGSYEYPLDNGAVIRVAVKVDTEARSAVVDFTGTSNQLDNNFNAPGAIAVAAVLYVFRTLVNDDIPLNDGCLVPLSIILPEGSMLRPNPPASVVAGNVETSMCIVNALYGALGVLAASQGTMNNFTFGNARHQYYETISGGTGAGPVRIDAAGPRDEGFAGTSLVQAHMTNSRLTDPEVLEFRFPVRLESYEIRKGSGGAGRYPGGDGGVRRIRFLEDMTAAILSNNRLYAPFGLAGGQPGAMGRNSVERADGSVQELGPQDSAQLRPGDIFVVETPGGGGYGAA, encoded by the coding sequence ATGAAGTGGCAATTCTGGATTGACCGTGGGGGCACCTTTACCGACATCGTGGCGCGGCGCCCCGATGGCACGACCACCACGGCCAAGATGCTCTCGGAAAACCCCGAGCAGTATCGCGACGCGGCCGTGGCCGGCATCCGCAAGCTGCTGGGCATCGCGCCCGGCCAGCCCGTGCCCGCCGATCAGGTCGAGTGCGTGAAGATGGGTACTACCGTTGCCACCAACGCCTTGCTGGAACGCAAGGGCGAGCGCACCTTGCTGGTGACGACCCGGGGTTTCCGCGACGGCCTGCGCATTGCCTACCAGAACCGTCCGCGCCTGTTCGACCGCAACGTCGTCCTGCCCGAGATGCTCTACGAGTCCGTGGTGGAAGCGGACGAGCGCGTGGCCGCCGACGGCGAAGTGATCCGCGAGCTGGATCAGGACGCGCTGCGCGCGGCCATGCAGGCCGCTTACGACAGCGGCATCCGCGCCGTGGCCATCGTCTTCATGCACGCCTGGCATGCGCCCGAGCACGAGCGCATCGCGGCCCGCATCGCGCGTGAAGTGGGCTTCCCGCAGGTGTCGGCCTCGCACGAGGTCAGCCCGCTGATCAAGTTCGTGTCGCGTGGCGACACCACGGTGGTGGACGCCTATCTGTCGCCCATCCTGAAGCGCTATGTCGACCAGGTGGCCGGCGAACTGCCGGGCATCCGCCTCATGTTCATGCAATCCAGCGGCGGCTTGACCGACGCGCACCGTTTCCGCGGCAAGGACGCCATCCTGTCGGGTCCTGCCGGCGGCATCGTCGGCATGGTGCGCACCAGCGAGATCGCGGGCTTTCCCAAGGTCATCGGCTTCGACATGGGCGGGACCTCCACCGACGTGTCGCATTACGCGGGCGAATTCGAACGCGAGTTCGAGACCCAGGTGGCCGGCGTGCGCATGCGCGCGCCCATGATGAGCATCCACACCGTGGCGGCGGGCGGCGGCTCGATCCTGCATTTCGACGGCGCGCGTCTGCGCGTGGGCCCCGATTCGGCCGGGGCCAACCCGGGTCCCGCCTGCTACCGCCGCGGCGGCCCGCTGGCGGTGACGGACTGCAACGTCCTTCTGGGCAAGATCCAGCCCGACTTTTTCCCCAAGGTCTTCGGTCCCGAAGCCAATGAGCCGCTGGACCGCGAGGCGGTCGTGGCGCGCTTTACGGCCATGTCCGACGAAGTGCGTGCCGCCACCGGCCGCGAAATGAGTCCCGAACAGCTGGCCGAAGGCTTCCTGGAAATCGCCGTGGGCAACATGGCCGAAGCCATCAAGCGCATCTCGGTGCAGCGCGGCCATGACGTGACCGAGTACGCGCTGACCGTGTTCGGCGGCGCGGGTGGACAGCACGCCTGCCTGGTGGCCGATGCGCTGGGCATGACCACGGTGTTCGCGCACCCGCTGGGCGGCGTGCTGTCGGCCTACGGCATGGGCCTGGCCGACCAGACCGACATGCGCCAGAAGACGGTCGAGAAGGTGCTCGATGCCGAACTGATGCAGGCGTTGAAGGGCGAGCTCGACGAGCTGGCTGGCCAGGCTGTGGGCGAACTGCGCCGCCAGCATGTCGCCGAAAGCGACATCAGCGTGCAACGCCGCCTGCACCTTAAGTACCGCGGCACGGATACCTCGCTGGAAGTGGCGTACACCGACCTGGAACAGGCGCGCAAGGAATTCGAAGCGGCCTACCGCCTGCGCTATTCCTTCCTTATGCCCAACCGCGAACTGGTGGTGGAAACCATCTCGGTCGAAGCCACGGGCGGCGGCGAACGCGTCGGCGAAGCCGCCAGCGCGCGCGTGCGCGACGGCGCGCTGGCTCCCAGCCGCGTCGTCAGCATGTACAGCGGTGGCGCCTGGCGCGATACGCCTCTGTACGTGCGCGAGGACATGGCGGGCGGCGACGTGGTGGCGGGACCCGCCATCATTTCCGAACCCAACCAGACCACGGTGGTCGAGGCCGGATGGCAGGCCGAACTGACGGCGCAGGACCACTTCGTGATCCGTCGCGTGGAAGCGCGTCCGGAACGCCGCGCCATCGGCACGCAGGCCGACCCGGTCATGCTGGAGGTCTTCAACAACCTCTTCATGTCGATCGCCGAGCAGATGGGCTACCGCCTGCAGAACACGGCTTATTCGGTCAACATCAAGGAACGCCTGGACTTCTCCTGCGCGATCTTCGATGCGCAGGCCCGGCTGATCGCCAATGCCCCGCACATGCCGGTGCACCTGGGTTCCATGGGCGAATCGGTGCGCACGGTCATGCGCGCCAACGCCGGCAGCATGCAGCCTGGCGATGCCTATGTGGTCAACGATCCATATCACGGCGGCACGCACTTGCCCGACGTCACGGTCATCACGCCGGTGTTCGACCGAGAGGGGCGCGAGATCCTGTTTTACGTCGGTTCGCGCGGCCATCACGCCGACATTGGCGGCACCACGCCGGGTTCCATGCCGCCGGATTCCAAGACGGTGGAAGACGAGGGCGTGCTCTTTACCAACTTCCAGCTGGTGAAGAACGGCGAATTCCGCGAGGCCGCGGCGCGCGGCATCCTGGGCTCGGGCCGCTGGCCGGCGCGCAATCCGGACCAGAACATCGCCGATATGCACGCGCAGATTGCCGCCAATGAAAAGGGCGTGCAGGAGTTGCTGCGCATGTGCGACCACTTCGGCCTGGACGTGGTCCGCGCCTACATGGGACACGTGCAGGACAACGCCGAGGAAGCGGTGCGCCGCGTGATTTCGGTGTTGAAGGACGGCAGCTACGAGTACCCGCTGGACAACGGCGCGGTGATCCGCGTCGCCGTGAAGGTGGATACCGAGGCGCGCAGCGCCGTGGTGGATTTCACCGGCACGTCCAACCAGTTGGACAACAACTTCAACGCGCCGGGCGCCATCGCCGTGGCGGCGGTGCTGTACGTGTTCCGCACGCTGGTCAATGACGATATTCCGCTGAACGACGGCTGCCTCGTGCCGCTGTCCATCATCCTGCCGGAAGGCTCGATGCTGCGCCCGAATCCGCCGGCCTCGGTGGTGGCGGGCAACGTGGAAACGTCCATGTGCATCGTCAACGCGCTGTACGGCGCGCTGGGCGTGCTGGCCGCAAGCCAGGGCACGATGAACAACTTCACGTTCGGCAACGCGCGTCATCAGTACTACGAGACCATCTCGGGCGGCACGGGCGCGGGTCCGGTGCGCATCGACGCCGCGGGTCCCCGCGACGAAGGTTTCGCCGGCACCTCGCTGGTGCAGGCGCACATGACCAATTCGCGTCTGACGGACCCCGAAGTGCTGGAGTTCCGGTTCCCGGTGCGGTTGGAGTCCTACGAAATCCGCAAGGGCTCGGGCGGCGCCGGCCGCTATCCGGGCGGTGACGGCGGCGTGCGCCGCATCCGTTTCCTGGAGGACATGACGGCCGCCATCCTGTCGAACAACCGCCTGTATGCGCCGTTCGGCCTGGCGGGCGGGCAGCCCGGCGCCATGGGCCGCAACTCGGTCGAACGCGCCGACGGGTCGGTCCAGGAGCTGGGTCCGCAGGACAGCGCCCAGCTGCGTCCGGGCGATATCTTCGTCGTCGAAACGCCGGGAGGCGGGGGCTACGGGGCGGCGTAA
- a CDS encoding RelA/SpoT family protein: MAFPGLKYASSGLLAALRAGSRLGRRTGKKDKTPPTPPSVAAQEAADATASPVASLAPLTEIIGSYLDKKDVERVREAYRFADQAHLGQFRASGSPYISHPIAVTEICAGWKLDVNALSAALLHDVMEDQGIAKHELAEKFGPEVAELVDGLSKLDRLDFATKAEQQAESFRKMLLAMARDVRVILIKLADRLHNMRTLDAVNPEKRRRIARETLDIYAPIAHRLGLNLLFRELQDLCFAAMYPNRYQVLYKAVLAARGNRREVITKIADSVRASLPAAGIEAEVTGREKTLYGIYRKMVDQKKSFSDVLDIYGFRVIVHTLPECYLALGTLHQLYRPVPGKFKDYIAIPKVNGYQSLHTTLVGPYGTPVEFQFRTRDMHHVAEEGVASHWLYKGADLTLNDLQKRTHQWLQSLLDIQSQTGDSGEFLEHVKVDLFPDAVYVFTPRGKIISLPRGATPVDFAYAIHTDIGNQAVAAKVNGEFVPLRTELNSGDTVEIVTSPASRPNAQWLNYVRTGRARSEIRHYLRTVKYEESVAFGERLLGQALQELHMPLPATDDPAWQKLARSTGASSREEILADIGLGKRLAAVVARRFAPEHQLVATTAAAVDELTSARSAPILIQGNEGQAVQLAPCCGPLPGDPIIAGMRMGHGLVVHTADCPVAMRQRLREPERWINVAWDPNNTAKHLATRLDIVTRNERGVLGRLAAEVTAADANIVHVTMHDDAVATVSLHLTIQVDSRKHLAQVIRAIRHVPQVQKIVRVKG; encoded by the coding sequence ATGGCTTTTCCCGGGCTGAAGTACGCTTCATCAGGTCTGCTTGCCGCACTGCGTGCCGGCTCCCGTCTCGGGCGCCGCACGGGCAAGAAAGACAAGACTCCCCCTACGCCACCGTCCGTCGCCGCGCAAGAAGCGGCGGACGCGACCGCCTCGCCGGTCGCTTCGCTGGCGCCGCTGACCGAAATCATCGGCAGCTATCTCGACAAGAAAGACGTAGAGCGCGTGCGCGAGGCCTATCGCTTCGCCGACCAGGCGCATCTGGGCCAGTTCCGCGCCAGCGGTTCGCCCTACATCTCTCACCCCATCGCCGTCACGGAAATCTGCGCAGGCTGGAAGCTCGACGTCAACGCGTTGTCAGCCGCCCTGCTGCACGACGTGATGGAAGACCAGGGCATCGCCAAGCACGAATTGGCCGAGAAATTCGGCCCTGAAGTCGCCGAACTGGTCGACGGCCTGTCCAAGCTCGACCGCCTGGACTTCGCCACCAAGGCCGAACAGCAGGCCGAGAGCTTCCGCAAGATGCTGCTGGCGATGGCGCGCGACGTGCGCGTCATCCTCATCAAGCTGGCCGACCGCCTGCACAACATGCGCACGCTGGACGCGGTCAATCCGGAGAAGCGCCGCCGCATCGCGCGCGAAACCCTGGACATCTACGCGCCGATCGCCCATCGCCTGGGCCTGAACCTGCTGTTCCGCGAATTGCAGGACCTGTGCTTCGCGGCCATGTACCCGAACCGCTACCAGGTGCTGTACAAGGCGGTGCTGGCCGCGCGCGGCAACCGCCGCGAGGTCATCACCAAGATCGCCGATTCGGTGCGGGCCTCGCTGCCCGCCGCAGGCATCGAGGCCGAGGTCACCGGCCGCGAGAAGACGCTCTACGGCATCTACCGCAAGATGGTCGACCAGAAGAAGTCGTTCTCCGACGTCCTGGACATCTACGGCTTTCGCGTCATCGTGCACACCCTGCCCGAGTGCTACCTGGCGCTGGGCACGCTGCACCAGCTCTACCGGCCCGTACCCGGCAAGTTCAAGGACTACATCGCCATCCCCAAGGTGAACGGCTACCAGTCCCTGCACACGACCCTGGTCGGTCCCTACGGCACGCCGGTGGAGTTCCAGTTCCGTACCCGCGACATGCATCATGTGGCGGAAGAAGGCGTGGCCTCGCACTGGCTCTACAAGGGCGCGGACCTCACCCTCAACGACCTGCAGAAGCGCACCCACCAGTGGCTGCAGTCGCTGCTGGACATCCAGAGCCAGACCGGCGATTCCGGCGAATTCCTGGAGCACGTCAAGGTCGATCTGTTCCCCGACGCCGTCTATGTATTCACGCCGCGCGGCAAGATCATCTCGCTGCCCCGCGGCGCCACGCCGGTGGACTTCGCCTACGCGATCCACACCGATATCGGCAACCAGGCGGTGGCCGCCAAGGTCAACGGCGAATTCGTGCCGTTGCGCACCGAACTCAACAGCGGCGACACGGTGGAAATCGTCACCTCCCCCGCTTCCCGTCCGAACGCGCAGTGGCTCAACTATGTACGCACTGGCCGCGCGCGCTCTGAAATCCGCCACTACCTGCGCACCGTCAAGTACGAAGAGTCCGTGGCCTTTGGCGAACGCCTGCTGGGACAGGCGCTGCAGGAGCTGCACATGCCCCTGCCCGCCACCGACGACCCGGCCTGGCAGAAGCTGGCGCGCAGCACCGGCGCCAGCTCGCGCGAGGAAATCCTGGCCGACATCGGCCTGGGCAAGCGCCTGGCCGCCGTGGTGGCGCGCCGCTTCGCGCCCGAACACCAACTGGTCGCGACCACGGCCGCGGCGGTGGACGAGCTGACCTCGGCGCGCAGCGCCCCCATCCTGATCCAGGGCAATGAAGGCCAGGCGGTGCAATTGGCGCCTTGCTGCGGTCCGCTGCCAGGCGACCCCATCATCGCCGGCATGCGCATGGGACACGGGCTGGTGGTGCATACCGCCGATTGCCCGGTGGCCATGCGCCAGCGCCTGCGCGAGCCGGAACGCTGGATCAACGTCGCCTGGGATCCCAACAACACCGCCAAGCACCTGGCCACGCGCCTAGACATCGTCACGCGAAACGAGCGCGGGGTATTGGGGCGGCTGGCGGCGGAGGTCACGGCGGCCGACGCCAACATCGTGCACGTCACCATGCACGACGACGCGGTCGCTACGGTGTCGCTGCATCTGACGATCCAGGTCGACAGCCGCAAGCACCTGGCGCAAGTCATCCGCGCCATCCGCCACGTGCCGCAAGTGCAGAAGATCGTGCGCGTGAAGGGTTGA